The genomic interval TTCTTTAATGATAATCTCCTGTAAGCGGTTCACCGCTTCATCCTTCAGGGTATCCTCGTAGGACTGAAAGATAACACGGAAGGAGACACTCCTCTTCTCTTTTTTAAACATATCGAAGACACCTACGGACATAATAAGCGGTGAGGCCTCCCTGATCCTGTTGATAACCATCTCCACGGGTATCGAATCGTCTATGAAAAAAGAAAAATCTCTCGTAACCTGAGGGAACCGTGGTATAGAATGGTACTGCACCTCCAGCTTCACCTTTTCTAAGATTATATCAAATTGTAATTCAGCACAATAGATACTTTGTTCTATTCCATAAGATTTTGATACCTCTTCCCTGAGCTCGCCGATCCATCCCGCCTTTGTCCCATCGGCAAAGATATCGGCCGCTCTCTGAGGATTGAGAAAAGGTTCCGCGGTCTTCTGCAGAGAAAATGTGACTCCGAAGGCCCCCATCAGTCCTTCCATTATACCCTTTATATCAAAAAAATCATAGTCACTATATTGATCACGCCAGAAAAATTCCACTTCCCGGCCGGTCATGGCAAAACAGAGGACGAAGCGTTCATGTGGATTGCCATCTTTTGAAAGGAAGAATGCCTTGCCCTTTTCAAAAAATCTGAGATTTTTTGCGCCCCTGTTGATGTTGTACGCAATGCTCTTTAATACGCCCGGCGTGATAAAGGTCCTCATCACGGCGTATTCCCTGGAGATAGGGTTCATTATGTTTACGAAGGCCGTCCTCTCATCCGGTGGAGAGATCAGGAAATATTCCACATCCTTCTCGCTGAAAAAGGCAAAGTTTATCAATTCAAAAAACCCGGCCCCCTTGAAAAACTCTTTTGCGGTATTAAGAGCGATTTCCCTGGCGCTCAATTTATGCGCCGAAAGCGGTGAGACGGGCCTGGTGGCGGGGATGCGGTTGTAGCCGTACAGCCTGGATATCTCCTCGACAATATCGGCAGGTTCGGCGATATCGTGACGGAAATTTGGTATCGTAATGAGGAGTCCCCCCTCGTCTTCCTTTTTAATATGGAGATCAATGGACCGCAGTATCTTTGTAATATCCCGCTGCGATATATGGGTGCCGAGCAGCCCGTTTATATCGCTGTACGTAATGAACAGGGTCTTCAGCTCCTTCTTTTCGTGAACCTCCCGTTCACCTTTGATGACCGTACCGCCTGAAAGCATGTTCATGAGAAAGACGGCCCTCTCGGCGGCGAAGCCGACATTGTCGACATCGATGCCTTTTTCAAAGCGAAGCGATGCCTCTGATTTGATCCCGAGCCTTCTCGTTGTTTTCCTGATGTACAGGGGATTAAAGTAAGCGCTTTCCAGGGCCACATCCTCCGTGGTCCCTGAGATCTCCGAGTTTTCGCCGCCCATGATGCCGGCAAGGGCAACGGGTCCTTCCCCGTCGCAGATAAGGATATCTCCCTGAAGGAGTTTCCGCTCCTCGCTGTCGAGCGTCCGAAAGACCGTATTCTGGTCGGCCAGCCTCACCTCTATCTTTTGCCCGCGGATCTTGTGGTAATCGAAGGCATGGAGGGGCTGCCCGAGTTCAAGCATCACGTAATTGGTTACATCGACGATGGTATTGATCGGTCTCATCCCGCATTTTATGATCCTGTTTCTCATCCAGAATGGTGAGGTCCTGATCGATATACCGTTTATCAGCCGGAGAACGTATCGCGGGCAGGCGTCCGTGTTCCGGACCTCCAGCGACAGGTAATCCTTCACCTTCCTTTTTTTGTCTGTCGTGAGATTGAAAATAGGCAATTTCGCTCTCTGGTTAAGGATGCTCCCAACCTCTCTGGCGATGCCGTACATGGAGAGACAGTCTCCCCTGTTGGGCGGGATGTTGATATCCAGGATCACGTCCCAGACAAAATCCTCTTCGTGGAGCCAATGACCTACCCTGCATTTGTCCGGGAGTATGAAGATGCCGCTGTGGTCGTCAGAAAGGCCAAGTTCCCTTTCAGAGCAGAGCATACCGAGGGATTCGATGCCGCGGATCTTTTTCTTTTCGACGACAAAACCGTCTTTCAGCCTTGCGCCTACCGTTGCCAGGGGGACCTTGTCTCCCACGGCCGTATTTTTTGCCCCGCAGACGATCGGCAGCGTTTCCATGCCCGCATCGACCATACACAGGACAAGGTTCTCAGCGTCAGGGTGTTTATCGATGCCGATGATCTTGCCCACGACAACACCGTCGAAAGACGGTTCCAGTTTTTCCATCCCCTCCACTTCCAACCCGCACATGGTCAGTTTCACCGCAAGATCCTGCGGATCCATATCAATAACGACAAATTCACTGAGCCATTCAAAAGGAACTTTCAATATACAATACCTGTGGACATATAATTTCTAAATTCTATTTCCTCAAAACTGTGACAGGAACCTGATATCGTTATAATAGAACTGTCTGATATCATCGATGCCATATCTGATCATCGCGATCCTCTCAACGCCCATTCCGAAAGCGAATCCCGTGATCTCTTCCTGGTCATAGCCGACATTCCTGAATACCTGCGGGTGTACCATACCCGAACCGAGGATCTCGAGCCACCCGGTATCTTTACAGACCCTGCACCCAACCCCGCCGCAGATAACACAGCCGATATCAACCTCTGCGGATGGTTCGGTGAATGGGAAATAACTTGGTCTGAAACGGAGCGGCGTGTCCTTGCCGAACATCTCCTGAACGAACATGCTGAGGATCCCTTTCAGGTCTGAAAACCTCACATTTTTATCCACCATGAGCCCTTCGACCTGATGGAACATCGGCGTGTGCGAGATGTCGTTATCGCAGCGATAGACGGCCCCCGGTGCGATAATCTTTACAGGGGGGAGCTGGGACTCCATCACCCGTATCTGCACTGGTGATGTATGGGTCCTTAATACCACACCCTTCTGAATGTAGAATGTATCCTGCATATCCCGTGCGGGATGGTCTGCCGGGATGTTGAGCGCCTCGAAGTTATAATAGTCGCGTTCAATATCAGGACCTTCGGCAACAGAAAAACCGAGAGAGGTGAAGATCCTGATCATCTCATCAAGTGTCTGGGTGATGGGATGTTCTTTACCGACCAAGGGTATCTTGCCGGGCATTGTGATATCAATCCACGATGCCGCCTCCCTTTTCCCTTTCTCTTCTCCCTCATAGGAAACCTCCAGCTCCTGAAGCCTGTTTTCCGTCAGTATCTTGAGGGCGTTGATCTCCTGACCCGCCTCTTTACGTTTCCCTTTATCGAGCAGTTTGATATTGTCGATGTATTCAGAAAAGACACCCTTCCTGCCGAGGAGGGATATCTTGACCTTCCTGACATCGTCTATCGTTTTTATGGAGGATAGTTCTTTATCGACCCTGTCTCTTAAGACGCCAATATCCAAGGATCACCCTAATTAACCATTACCTCTTTAACCTTTGCTACTACAGTCTCGAACCCTGATGGATCGTTTACCGCCATCTCGGCAAGAGATTTCCTGTCTAAGGTTATGTTGGCAGCTTTCAGCCCGTGGATAAACCTGCTGTATGGTATGCCCTGTGCCCTGCAGGCCGCGTTGATTCTCACTATCCATAAGGACCTGAAATCTCTCTTCCTCTGTTTTCGCCCGGCGTAGGCATATTTGAGGGCTTTGAAAACAGCCCTTTTCGCGACACTGTAAACGTTCTTTCTGGTTCCATACATGCCCCGCGCCAGTTTTAAAAGTTTTTTATGTCTTCTTCTTGTTTTAAATCCTCGTTTTACCCTTGGCATTTTACTGCACCTCTATTTCTTATGAGTATGGTAATAATGTTTTGATTCTCTTCAGGTCTGCGGGATGAACAGTATCAGGTTT from Syntrophorhabdaceae bacterium carries:
- the pheT gene encoding phenylalanine--tRNA ligase subunit beta → MKVPFEWLSEFVVIDMDPQDLAVKLTMCGLEVEGMEKLEPSFDGVVVGKIIGIDKHPDAENLVLCMVDAGMETLPIVCGAKNTAVGDKVPLATVGARLKDGFVVEKKKIRGIESLGMLCSERELGLSDDHSGIFILPDKCRVGHWLHEEDFVWDVILDINIPPNRGDCLSMYGIAREVGSILNQRAKLPIFNLTTDKKRKVKDYLSLEVRNTDACPRYVLRLINGISIRTSPFWMRNRIIKCGMRPINTIVDVTNYVMLELGQPLHAFDYHKIRGQKIEVRLADQNTVFRTLDSEERKLLQGDILICDGEGPVALAGIMGGENSEISGTTEDVALESAYFNPLYIRKTTRRLGIKSEASLRFEKGIDVDNVGFAAERAVFLMNMLSGGTVIKGEREVHEKKELKTLFITYSDINGLLGTHISQRDITKILRSIDLHIKKEDEGGLLITIPNFRHDIAEPADIVEEISRLYGYNRIPATRPVSPLSAHKLSAREIALNTAKEFFKGAGFFELINFAFFSEKDVEYFLISPPDERTAFVNIMNPISREYAVMRTFITPGVLKSIAYNINRGAKNLRFFEKGKAFFLSKDGNPHERFVLCFAMTGREVEFFWRDQYSDYDFFDIKGIMEGLMGAFGVTFSLQKTAEPFLNPQRAADIFADGTKAGWIGELREEVSKSYGIEQSIYCAELQFDIILEKVKLEVQYHSIPRFPQVTRDFSFFIDDSIPVEMVINRIREASPLIMSVGVFDMFKKEKRSVSFRVIFQSYEDTLKDEAVNRLQEIIIKELTNIDGISLRA
- the pheS gene encoding phenylalanine--tRNA ligase subunit alpha, whose product is MDIGVLRDRVDKELSSIKTIDDVRKVKISLLGRKGVFSEYIDNIKLLDKGKRKEAGQEINALKILTENRLQELEVSYEGEEKGKREAASWIDITMPGKIPLVGKEHPITQTLDEMIRIFTSLGFSVAEGPDIERDYYNFEALNIPADHPARDMQDTFYIQKGVVLRTHTSPVQIRVMESQLPPVKIIAPGAVYRCDNDISHTPMFHQVEGLMVDKNVRFSDLKGILSMFVQEMFGKDTPLRFRPSYFPFTEPSAEVDIGCVICGGVGCRVCKDTGWLEILGSGMVHPQVFRNVGYDQEEITGFAFGMGVERIAMIRYGIDDIRQFYYNDIRFLSQF
- the rplT gene encoding 50S ribosomal protein L20, translated to MPRVKRGFKTRRRHKKLLKLARGMYGTRKNVYSVAKRAVFKALKYAYAGRKQRKRDFRSLWIVRINAACRAQGIPYSRFIHGLKAANITLDRKSLAEMAVNDPSGFETVVAKVKEVMVN